One Chitinophagales bacterium genomic window carries:
- a CDS encoding lysine transporter LysE produces the protein MVYLKGYGIGLAMIIFLGPVFFTLLKSSLQYGFKAGITVALGILASDVLCLMLCLFGAMPFFKNPVNQFWLGIAGTVILLALGLRYLLKPVLYDENRIALSSAGYSAFFAKGFLVNFVNPFVFVVWIGLITLARANYENLHEILFFLGGIVSGIFTGDIIKVLFSHKFKNIVQPALLTKIYRVIGLILIIFGLRMAWLVMTKKDGNDTHLKKETTGFMHKKMWAPIHHIIWTPE, from the coding sequence ATGGTGTATTTGAAAGGATATGGGATTGGATTGGCCATGATTATATTTCTTGGTCCGGTATTTTTTACCCTGCTCAAAAGCTCTTTGCAATATGGCTTTAAAGCGGGTATCACGGTTGCTTTGGGTATTTTAGCCAGCGATGTACTTTGCCTGATGCTCTGCCTTTTCGGAGCCATGCCATTTTTTAAAAATCCGGTGAATCAGTTCTGGCTGGGTATCGCAGGCACAGTGATCCTGCTTGCACTTGGACTGAGATATCTGTTGAAACCTGTTTTATATGACGAGAATAGAATCGCTTTATCCTCTGCCGGTTATTCTGCGTTTTTTGCAAAGGGCTTTCTGGTAAACTTCGTAAATCCGTTTGTGTTTGTAGTATGGATCGGTTTAATCACCCTGGCGCGCGCCAACTACGAAAATCTGCATGAAATTCTTTTTTTTTTGGGAGGTATAGTGAGTGGCATTTTTACCGGAGACATCATCAAAGTATTGTTTTCTCATAAGTTCAAGAACATTGTACAGCCGGCTTTGCTAACAAAAATTTACCGTGTGATAGGTCTTATCTTAATTATATTTGGATTGCGCATGGCTTGGTTGGTAATGACTAAAAAAGACGGCAACGATACCCATCTGAAAAAAGAAACAACAGGTTTTATGCATAAGAAAATGTGGGCCCCAATCCATCATATCATATGGACCCCGGAGTGA
- a CDS encoding cell envelope biogenesis protein OmpA, which yields MQTLAFWMTLGLILNSLGGVKAQETPTDTVAMTAQDSLLMRVANMRWKKKILFADNLLSSGDHLNAILVYQMAQEEKPKDTYTLHQLAEANYAIRYYPEVIRWYENLLAIDSLRYPYARYYLAKSLKYNGDYQKAIEQFERFHKTEFKKIKRKADLERMAEIKSTIADEVEGCRMALSYQLEKPKNIYLKNLGPQVNHPLTDLSPRLLNDSLLLYAALLPDSAFAIDDTTLIRHTRLLLASLHDSIWSNSRLYDVPFNTGDYHIGNASPSPDGKRLYFTRCKETSMASMRCQIYETAFTDTGWSQPVLLGEGINGDFSSSHPMAALDRNGNEVLYYASTSPGGRGGYDLWFTIRDASGKYSAPQNLGFDLNTYADDITPFYDTATHTLYFSSEGRINIGGFDIYSSKQDAQGNWSAPQHLGIPLNSSVDDLYYARGTNKRKGFIVSNRPGGLSPKSPTCCDDIWEFRLPTAYAYVEGWVTDDSLGERIRQGTIYVYDAATDSLIASVPVADDGYFKVKLPGDRQFKLKATSPDFFDAESAVSTIDREDGELIRKDIKMKKKPYRVGFPLGVVYYDFDKSKLRDDARPVLSNVLAIMKNYPIIIEIGGHTDAVGTEEYNQKLSERRAEAVYNYLVREGIAPERLYQKGYGEKKNVAPNRLPNGKDNPEGRQLNRRAEFVVIGELAPASK from the coding sequence ATGCAAACGCTTGCTTTCTGGATGACCCTGGGTCTGATACTAAACTCCTTAGGGGGCGTAAAGGCTCAGGAAACCCCAACAGATACCGTAGCCATGACTGCCCAGGACTCCCTCCTGATGCGTGTGGCCAACATGCGATGGAAAAAAAAAATACTCTTTGCTGATAATCTTCTCAGCTCAGGCGACCACCTGAATGCCATTCTCGTCTACCAGATGGCACAGGAGGAAAAACCCAAGGACACATACACCCTCCATCAACTGGCTGAAGCCAACTATGCTATTCGTTACTATCCTGAAGTTATTCGCTGGTATGAAAACCTCCTGGCTATTGACTCCCTGCGCTATCCCTATGCCCGATATTATCTGGCAAAAAGTCTTAAATACAACGGAGACTACCAGAAGGCTATTGAACAGTTTGAACGTTTTCACAAAACCGAATTCAAAAAAATAAAGCGCAAGGCCGACCTGGAAAGAATGGCTGAAATTAAAAGTACCATAGCTGATGAAGTGGAAGGTTGCCGGATGGCGCTTTCTTATCAGCTGGAAAAACCTAAAAACATATACCTTAAAAATCTGGGTCCTCAAGTCAATCATCCGCTAACCGACCTTTCTCCCCGCCTGCTGAATGACTCTCTGCTGCTGTATGCCGCCTTGCTGCCAGATTCTGCTTTTGCCATTGACGACACCACACTTATCCGGCACACTCGCCTGCTTTTGGCTTCCCTTCATGACAGCATATGGAGCAATTCCCGGCTCTATGACGTGCCTTTTAACACGGGCGATTATCACATAGGCAATGCAAGCCCTTCCCCTGACGGCAAGCGATTGTATTTTACTCGCTGTAAAGAAACTTCCATGGCCTCTATGCGCTGCCAGATTTACGAAACTGCCTTCACAGACACCGGGTGGAGCCAACCTGTTCTGCTCGGAGAAGGAATAAACGGTGATTTTTCATCTAGCCATCCGATGGCTGCCCTTGACAGAAACGGTAATGAAGTGTTGTATTATGCTTCCACCTCCCCCGGAGGAAGAGGCGGTTATGACCTGTGGTTCACCATCCGCGATGCATCCGGGAAATATAGTGCCCCACAAAACCTGGGTTTTGATCTCAACACTTACGCAGATGATATCACCCCCTTCTATGATACCGCCACGCATACGCTCTACTTCAGCTCAGAAGGAAGAATCAACATCGGAGGCTTTGATATATACTCCAGTAAGCAGGATGCACAAGGCAATTGGAGCGCTCCTCAGCATCTAGGCATACCTCTCAACTCCAGCGTGGACGACCTTTACTACGCCAGGGGTACAAACAAACGCAAAGGATTCATTGTATCCAACCGCCCCGGAGGGTTATCCCCCAAAAGCCCCACCTGCTGTGATGACATCTGGGAGTTCAGATTACCAACGGCCTATGCCTATGTGGAGGGCTGGGTAACCGATGACAGTCTCGGGGAAAGAATACGGCAAGGCACCATCTATGTCTATGACGCAGCTACAGACAGTCTTATAGCCAGCGTACCTGTTGCCGATGACGGCTATTTCAAAGTAAAACTGCCGGGTGACCGGCAATTTAAGCTCAAGGCTACCAGCCCTGATTTCTTTGACGCAGAATCAGCCGTGAGCACCATTGACCGCGAAGACGGAGAATTGATTCGGAAGGACATAAAAATGAAGAAAAAACCTTACCGGGTTGGCTTTCCTCTGGGTGTAGTGTACTACGACTTTGATAAATCCAAACTTCGGGATGATGCCCGTCCGGTACTGAGCAATGTGTTGGCTATTATGAAAAATTATCCGATCATTATTGAAATCGGAGGGCATACCGATGCGGTGGGAACAGAAGAATATAACCAAAAGCTGTCCGAAAGACGGGCTGAGGCAGTTTACAATTATCTGGTACGGGAAGGCATTGCCCCCGAGCGGCTCTACCAAAAAGGCTATGGCGAAAAGAAAAATGTAGCGCCCAATCGTCTGCCTAACGGAAAAGACAATCCAGAAGGCAGACAGTTAAACCGCAGGGCTGAGTTTGTCGTCATCGGTGAACTGGCCCCTGCGTCAAAATAG
- the gltP gene encoding glutamate:proton symporter: protein MRKIPLHWQIILGLIAGIIYALLSSRLGWSAFTLSWIEPWGRIFINLLKLIAVPLVLFSIISGIAGLKDATRLGRLAGKTLLLYLFTTVLAITVGLMLANLIKPGAFASMEQRVKNRLHYELWALNNNKTIKDHKLLLHDPQHAALAAEATKEFSQRPSDMPLHSKIKLAEEKKKKGPLEFLVDIVPSNIFFSLNDNSLMLQVIFFAIFFGVTLLLIPQERAHPLLEVIQSANEVFLKMVDVVMLAAPFFVFALMAGKIAEMAGDNPRNVIEIFKGLGIYALVVVVGLTLLLFIVYPLLITLFSKNKISYRHFFRGMGPAQLLAFSTSSSAATLPVTMECVTRNLGVSEKVAGFVLPIGATVNMDGTSLYQAVAVVFLAQFHLIELDLAQQLTVVTTAVLASIGAAAIPGAGLVMMVLILESVGLDPSWIAIILPVDRILDMCRTVVNVSGDAVCSVFVADADNQISPISFKTPS, encoded by the coding sequence ATGCGGAAAATCCCTCTACACTGGCAAATCATCCTTGGCCTCATTGCCGGGATAATATATGCCCTGCTATCAAGCCGGTTGGGGTGGTCCGCATTTACGCTTTCCTGGATTGAACCATGGGGCAGGATATTTATCAATCTGCTGAAATTGATTGCCGTTCCGCTTGTATTATTTTCCATCATCAGCGGCATAGCAGGACTTAAAGACGCCACGCGGCTGGGTCGGCTTGCCGGCAAAACCCTGCTGCTGTATTTGTTTACCACAGTGCTGGCAATAACAGTGGGTTTGATGTTGGCTAATCTTATAAAGCCTGGTGCCTTTGCCTCTATGGAGCAACGGGTAAAAAACCGCCTGCACTATGAATTGTGGGCGTTGAACAACAATAAAACCATAAAAGACCATAAGTTGCTGCTGCATGACCCACAACATGCAGCCCTGGCGGCTGAAGCCACCAAGGAATTTTCCCAACGTCCATCCGATATGCCATTGCATTCAAAAATCAAACTGGCTGAAGAGAAGAAAAAAAAGGGGCCTCTGGAATTTCTGGTTGATATTGTGCCTTCCAACATTTTTTTCTCTCTGAATGATAACAGCCTCATGCTGCAAGTAATTTTTTTCGCCATTTTTTTCGGAGTAACGCTTTTGCTTATTCCTCAGGAAAGAGCCCATCCGTTGCTGGAAGTCATCCAGTCAGCCAATGAGGTGTTTCTGAAAATGGTAGATGTGGTAATGCTCGCTGCTCCCTTCTTTGTATTTGCTCTGATGGCAGGAAAAATCGCTGAAATGGCTGGTGACAATCCCAGGAATGTTATTGAAATTTTTAAAGGACTAGGCATCTATGCACTGGTAGTCGTTGTCGGCCTGACCTTGCTGCTCTTTATAGTCTATCCGCTGCTCATTACATTATTTTCAAAAAACAAAATCAGCTACCGGCACTTTTTCAGGGGCATGGGACCAGCACAACTGTTGGCTTTTTCTACAAGCTCCAGTGCAGCCACCCTGCCGGTTACGATGGAGTGTGTAACCCGTAACCTGGGAGTTTCCGAAAAAGTAGCCGGTTTCGTTTTACCTATAGGCGCAACCGTAAACATGGACGGCACCAGTCTCTATCAGGCCGTTGCAGTAGTCTTTCTGGCTCAGTTTCATCTCATAGAGCTTGACCTTGCCCAACAGCTTACGGTGGTAACAACAGCTGTGCTTGCTTCTATCGGTGCAGCCGCCATACCGGGCGCAGGACTGGTGATGATGGTTCTGATATTAGAGTCTGTAGGACTTGACCCTTCGTGGATTGCCATCATTCTGCCCGTTGACCGCATACTGGACATGTGCAGAACCGTAGTGAACGTAAGCGGTGATGCGGTATGCTCGGTGTTTGTTGCAGATGCAGATAATCAGATTAGCCCTATAAGTTTTAAAACTCCCTCATGA
- the lpxB gene encoding lipid-A-disaccharide synthase: protein MEKRFYIIVGEASGDLHASNLIREIKKADKSIVFRGFGGDKMQQAGAQIVRHYRELAFMGFWEVLTNLHTISRNLRYCKEDIAAFRPHAVILVDYPGFNMRMARYLRKMRIPCFYYISPKVWAWNISRVKKIKEWVDHMFVILPFEKDFYQKYGYRVDFVGHPLLDALSAYTQNENFFIQNNLEQKRIIALLPGSRRQEIQRMLPVMLRMVHHFPGYQFVVAGLSHIGAPFYQSYIHHPNVKLVIDQTYDLLSHSFAALVTSGTATLETALFDVPQVVCYCANFISYVIGYFVIQVQFISLVNLICGKQVVTELIQYDLNESNLRKALQAILENKTRERIFADYRLLREKLGQPGASQRAASLILHYFNQLPQRD, encoded by the coding sequence GTGGAAAAGCGCTTTTACATAATAGTCGGAGAAGCTTCCGGTGATTTACATGCATCTAATCTCATCCGGGAAATAAAAAAGGCTGATAAGAGCATTGTCTTTCGTGGGTTTGGCGGAGACAAAATGCAACAGGCAGGTGCTCAGATAGTGCGCCATTATCGCGAGTTGGCTTTTATGGGTTTCTGGGAAGTATTAACCAATCTGCATACCATTAGCAGGAATCTGCGCTATTGCAAGGAAGATATTGCAGCTTTCAGGCCCCATGCAGTCATTCTTGTGGATTATCCGGGTTTTAATATGCGCATGGCGCGTTATCTGAGAAAAATGCGCATCCCATGTTTTTATTACATCTCTCCGAAGGTCTGGGCATGGAATATCAGCCGGGTGAAAAAAATAAAAGAGTGGGTGGATCATATGTTTGTTATTCTTCCCTTTGAGAAAGACTTCTATCAGAAGTACGGCTATCGGGTAGATTTTGTCGGTCATCCGTTGCTGGATGCTCTGTCTGCATATACTCAGAATGAAAATTTTTTCATTCAAAACAATCTGGAGCAAAAACGCATAATTGCCCTTTTACCGGGCAGCCGTAGGCAGGAAATACAGCGTATGTTGCCGGTTATGCTGAGGATGGTACACCACTTTCCGGGTTATCAGTTTGTAGTGGCCGGGTTAAGCCACATCGGGGCACCTTTTTATCAGAGCTATATACATCATCCTAATGTTAAGCTGGTTATAGATCAGACTTATGATCTGCTGAGCCATTCTTTTGCAGCCCTTGTCACTTCAGGTACCGCTACTTTAGAAACAGCTCTCTTTGATGTTCCGCAGGTAGTTTGCTACTGCGCTAACTTCATTTCTTACGTGATCGGGTATTTTGTGATACAGGTTCAGTTTATTTCATTGGTCAATTTGATTTGCGGAAAGCAGGTGGTTACCGAATTGATTCAATATGATTTAAATGAAAGCAATCTCAGGAAGGCGCTGCAGGCTATTCTGGAAAATAAAACCAGGGAACGGATATTTGCCGACTATAGACTGTTGCGTGAAAAGCTGGGACAACCGGGCGCCTCTCAGCGGGCAGCAAGCCTGATTCTGCACTACTTTAATCAACTACCGCAGAGAGATTGA
- the surE gene encoding 5'-nucleotidase SurE, with product MSTEAPLILVTNDDGVSAPGLRALVDSMTTLGKVVVVAPDKPQSGMGHAITIGDPLRVEKVSLFGDIEAYQCSGTPVDCVKLAKDKILRKNPDLCVSGINHGSNSSINVIYSGTMSAAVEASIEGIKAIGFSLLDYSFEADFTASKHYAHIIARQMLEKGLPQGTLLNVNIPRLPLEKIKGMKVCRQAHAKWEEDYDERVDPRGHKYYWLTGKFVSYDQREDTDEWALKEGYVSIVPVQFDLTAFHAMEHMHQKWDLHV from the coding sequence ATGAGCACAGAGGCACCGCTTATTTTGGTTACCAACGATGATGGCGTATCAGCCCCAGGGCTGCGTGCTCTGGTGGACTCCATGACCACATTAGGCAAAGTGGTTGTTGTAGCTCCCGACAAACCTCAATCGGGCATGGGGCATGCCATCACCATTGGTGATCCTTTACGCGTAGAAAAAGTAAGCCTCTTTGGGGATATTGAGGCTTATCAATGCTCCGGAACACCGGTGGATTGTGTGAAGCTGGCTAAGGATAAGATATTGCGTAAGAACCCTGATCTGTGTGTATCCGGCATCAATCATGGTTCTAATTCTTCTATTAATGTGATTTATTCCGGCACTATGTCAGCAGCGGTAGAAGCCAGCATTGAGGGAATAAAAGCTATCGGCTTCTCGTTGCTGGACTATTCCTTTGAAGCCGACTTTACGGCATCTAAACATTATGCCCACATCATTGCCAGGCAGATGCTTGAGAAGGGTCTTCCGCAGGGGACATTGCTCAATGTGAACATACCCAGGCTTCCGCTGGAAAAAATTAAAGGTATGAAGGTATGCAGGCAGGCACATGCAAAATGGGAGGAAGACTATGATGAACGGGTTGACCCGCGCGGACATAAATACTACTGGCTTACAGGTAAATTCGTCAGCTATGATCAGCGCGAGGATACCGATGAATGGGCTTTAAAAGAAGGCTATGTTTCCATCGTGCCGGTGCAGTTTGACCTGACAGCTTTTCACGCTATGGAGCACATGCATCAAAAATGGGATTTACATGTTTAA
- the dapD gene encoding 2,3,4,5-tetrahydropyridine-2,6-dicarboxylate N-succinyltransferase translates to MLDEYRQHVEEAWNDRKLLTYKDVQQSIRNVIDLLDRGELRVAEPDGDQWKVNDWVKKAVILYFPIQDMTVTEIGPFEFHDKIKLKRNYKELGVRVVPHAIARYGSFIGRGAILMPSYVNIGAYVDQHTMVDTWATVGSCAQIGKNVHLSGGVGIGGVLEPPQASPVIIEDNCFIGSRCIVVEGVRVRREAVLGANVVLTASTKILDVSGSNTVEYKMEIPERSVVIPGSYPRSYPAGTFQVPCALIIGKRKKSTDMKTSLNEALREYQVAV, encoded by the coding sequence ATGCTTGACGAATACCGGCAGCATGTTGAAGAGGCATGGAACGACCGGAAGCTACTCACCTACAAAGATGTACAGCAATCCATCCGCAATGTTATTGATCTGCTCGATCGTGGGGAACTGCGGGTAGCCGAGCCGGATGGCGACCAATGGAAGGTCAATGACTGGGTAAAAAAAGCGGTCATTCTCTATTTCCCTATCCAGGATATGACGGTTACCGAAATAGGCCCGTTTGAGTTTCATGATAAAATAAAACTCAAAAGAAACTACAAGGAGCTGGGTGTGCGTGTAGTGCCGCATGCCATTGCCCGATACGGCTCCTTCATCGGGCGGGGCGCCATATTGATGCCTTCCTATGTCAACATCGGAGCATACGTTGACCAGCATACCATGGTAGATACATGGGCTACGGTGGGCTCTTGTGCGCAAATCGGGAAAAATGTGCACCTCAGCGGTGGAGTAGGCATAGGCGGAGTGCTCGAGCCGCCCCAGGCTTCACCGGTAATTATTGAAGACAACTGCTTCATCGGGTCACGATGCATTGTCGTTGAGGGTGTGCGTGTCAGAAGAGAGGCCGTTCTGGGAGCCAATGTAGTGCTGACAGCCTCCACCAAAATACTGGATGTAAGCGGCAGCAACACAGTTGAATATAAAATGGAAATACCGGAGCGCTCGGTGGTTATTCCGGGAAGCTATCCCCGCTCCTATCCGGCAGGAACGTTTCAGGTGCCCTGTGCCCTGATTATAGGAAAACGAAAAAAATCAACCGACATGAAAACTTCGCTGAATGAGGCTTTGCGGGAATATCAGGTGGCCGTTTGA
- the aroC gene encoding chorismate synthase, with protein MAGNSFGDLFRITTFGESHGPAIGVVIDGCPAGLQINTHFIQQELARRRPGQSKITTTRQESDAVEILSGLYEGYSTGAPIAMLIRNVDQRPADYQPMKTAFRPSHADFTYHEKYGIRDHRGGGRSSARETAARVAAGAVAKLLLKEKKMHIQAYVSAVGSISVKKNYSELNLDETENNIIRCPDQTVANRMIRLIEKIRKQGDTIGGIITCVIRNCPAGLGEPVFSKLHADLARAMLSINAAKGFDYGSGFEGIQMKGSEQNDVFETRKGKVITRTNFSGGIQGGISNGMDIYFRVAFKPISTLMQKQQTINEEGQPVELTAKGRHDPCVLPRAVPIVEAMAALVLADHLLKSKLSRLNNI; from the coding sequence ATGGCAGGTAACAGCTTTGGAGATCTTTTCCGTATAACCACTTTCGGTGAATCGCATGGCCCTGCTATAGGCGTGGTTATTGACGGATGTCCTGCCGGTCTTCAGATCAACACGCACTTCATTCAACAGGAGCTTGCCCGCAGAAGGCCCGGTCAATCAAAAATTACCACCACAAGACAGGAGTCAGATGCCGTAGAAATACTCTCCGGCTTGTATGAAGGCTATAGCACCGGGGCTCCTATTGCCATGTTAATAAGAAACGTGGACCAGCGCCCGGCAGACTATCAGCCGATGAAAACTGCCTTTCGGCCTTCACATGCAGACTTTACTTATCATGAAAAATATGGTATCCGGGACCATCGCGGAGGGGGGCGCTCCTCAGCACGGGAAACAGCTGCCCGCGTTGCAGCAGGTGCTGTGGCAAAACTGTTGCTGAAGGAAAAAAAGATGCACATACAGGCTTACGTCTCAGCAGTAGGGTCTATATCGGTAAAAAAAAACTATAGTGAGCTAAACCTTGACGAAACTGAAAACAATATCATCCGCTGCCCCGATCAGACCGTAGCCAACCGAATGATCCGGTTGATTGAAAAAATCCGGAAGCAAGGTGATACCATTGGAGGCATTATCACCTGCGTGATAAGAAATTGTCCGGCAGGACTGGGTGAGCCGGTTTTCAGCAAGCTGCATGCCGACCTGGCCCGCGCTATGCTGAGCATCAATGCGGCCAAAGGATTTGACTACGGTTCGGGGTTTGAGGGAATACAGATGAAAGGCTCAGAGCAGAATGATGTATTTGAAACCCGAAAAGGCAAAGTAATCACCCGAACCAACTTTTCGGGTGGCATCCAGGGTGGCATATCAAACGGTATGGATATTTACTTCAGAGTGGCCTTTAAGCCGATTTCCACGCTCATGCAAAAACAGCAAACGATAAACGAAGAAGGGCAACCCGTTGAACTTACCGCCAAAGGCAGGCATGACCCGTGTGTACTTCCCAGGGCTGTGCCCATTGTGGAAGCCATGGCTGCCCTGGTGCTGGCAGATCATCTGTTAAAAAGCAAACTCAGCCGCCTGAATAACATTTAA
- a CDS encoding tRNA nucleotidyltransferase: protein MFDKELLKNIRPRERVILEAISEVTRETGVASYAVGGYVRDLLLQRPTKDIDIVCLGSGIEFARKAAQKFSPVPPVTVFKNFGTAMFKLDDLEIEFVGARKESYSRSSRKPIVESGTLQDDLSRRDFTINALAISLNPEDQGKLLDPFGGLKDLEKKIIRTPLDPDITFSDDPLRMMRAVRFAAQLHFRIESATLYAIQRNAGRIEIVSMERITDELNKIIMTDKPSIGFKLLFDTGLLKRIFPEMAALQGAEHIDGRGHKDNFYHTLQVLDNVCRVSDNLWLRWAAILHDIGKPATKRYDPRLGWTFHGHEVVGARMVPRIFRKLKLPLNEKMKFVEKMVRLHLRPIGLNRKDITDSAIRRLLFDAGDDIDDLMTLCNADITTKNPAKMKRYLANFEVVRQKLREIEEKDRIRNFQPPISGEDIMQYFNIPPSKPVGIIKDAIKDAILDGIIRNDRKEAFQFMIQKGKELGLTK from the coding sequence TTGTTTGATAAAGAGCTGCTTAAAAACATACGCCCGCGGGAGCGGGTAATCCTGGAAGCTATCAGTGAGGTTACGCGGGAAACCGGTGTAGCAAGCTATGCTGTAGGCGGCTACGTGCGTGACCTGCTGCTGCAGCGTCCTACCAAAGACATTGACATTGTCTGCCTGGGCAGCGGCATTGAGTTCGCCCGAAAAGCAGCCCAAAAGTTTTCTCCGGTGCCCCCGGTAACGGTATTTAAAAACTTCGGAACTGCCATGTTTAAGCTGGACGATCTGGAGATAGAGTTTGTCGGGGCACGCAAGGAATCCTACTCCCGTAGCTCCCGCAAACCCATTGTAGAAAGCGGCACCCTGCAGGATGACCTCAGCCGCAGAGACTTCACCATCAATGCTCTGGCCATAAGCCTCAATCCTGAAGATCAGGGAAAGCTGCTTGATCCCTTCGGGGGCCTCAAAGACCTGGAAAAGAAAATCATTCGCACCCCGCTCGACCCTGACATTACCTTTTCGGATGACCCCCTGCGCATGATGCGGGCTGTCCGCTTTGCCGCTCAGCTACATTTTCGCATTGAATCGGCTACCCTGTATGCCATTCAACGCAATGCCGGCCGCATTGAAATCGTCTCTATGGAGCGCATCACCGATGAACTCAATAAAATCATCATGACCGACAAGCCCTCCATCGGATTTAAGCTATTGTTTGACACCGGCCTTCTTAAACGCATTTTTCCTGAAATGGCCGCCCTTCAGGGTGCCGAACATATTGACGGACGGGGACATAAAGACAACTTCTATCACACCCTGCAGGTGCTCGACAACGTCTGTCGGGTCAGCGATAACCTGTGGCTGCGCTGGGCTGCCATTCTGCACGACATCGGCAAGCCCGCTACAAAAAGATATGACCCCAGGCTCGGATGGACCTTCCACGGTCACGAAGTAGTGGGAGCGCGTATGGTTCCCCGCATCTTCCGCAAACTCAAACTTCCGCTGAATGAAAAAATGAAGTTCGTGGAGAAAATGGTACGTCTGCACCTGCGCCCCATTGGGCTCAACCGTAAAGACATTACCGACTCAGCTATTCGCAGACTGCTGTTTGATGCCGGTGACGATATTGACGATCTCATGACACTCTGCAATGCCGACATCACTACCAAGAATCCGGCAAAAATGAAACGCTACCTCGCCAATTTTGAAGTTGTAAGACAAAAGCTGCGGGAAATTGAAGAAAAAGACCGCATCCGCAACTTTCAACCTCCTATTAGCGGTGAGGATATCATGCAATATTTTAACATTCCTCCTTCCAAACCTGTGGGAATTATAAAAGACGCTATAAAGGATGCCATACTGGATGGCATTATACGCAATGACCGCAAAGAAGCCTTTCAATTTATGATACAAAAGGGCAAGGAGCTGGGGCTAACAAAATAA
- the miaA1 gene encoding tRNA dimethylallyltransferase 1 — translation MNDRVLITIVGPTASGKTDLAAAIARYYQTEIISADSRQVYKELNIGVARPDPQLLAEIKHHFIASHSVLDDFNAGKFEIAAIAVLEQVFRNHPVAVMVGGSGLYIKAVCEGLDEIPADSRVRKILQQELKSRGLPALVDKLRSVDPAYCSVADLANPRRVLRALEVALSTGRPYSSFRQGHRKSRNFRIIKIGLALPRNELYTRIQQRVDEMMKKGLLEECRKLLHYKEIPALQTVGYKELFDYLEGKTSLPDAVENIKQNTRNFAKRQMTWFRKDAGIRWFNPEQPQVILWYLDNLLGNMRSLAGERT, via the coding sequence GTGAATGACCGAGTACTGATCACCATCGTTGGTCCGACAGCCTCCGGAAAGACCGATCTTGCAGCGGCTATTGCCCGTTATTACCAAACCGAAATTATCTCGGCAGATTCGCGTCAGGTTTATAAAGAATTGAACATCGGGGTTGCCAGGCCCGATCCTCAGCTCTTGGCAGAAATAAAGCATCATTTCATCGCCAGCCACTCTGTGCTGGATGATTTTAATGCCGGAAAGTTTGAAATAGCTGCCATCGCTGTTCTTGAACAGGTTTTCCGTAACCATCCCGTAGCTGTGATGGTAGGCGGCTCAGGACTGTATATTAAGGCCGTATGCGAAGGGCTGGATGAAATTCCTGCTGACAGCCGGGTAAGAAAAATACTGCAGCAGGAACTAAAATCCCGGGGATTGCCGGCATTGGTTGACAAACTGCGCAGCGTAGATCCGGCTTATTGCTCGGTTGCTGACCTTGCCAACCCGCGAAGGGTCTTGCGGGCTCTGGAAGTAGCCTTATCCACCGGCCGACCCTACTCCTCTTTTCGCCAGGGTCATCGTAAATCACGCAATTTCAGGATAATTAAAATAGGATTGGCCCTCCCCCGCAACGAGCTCTATACACGCATCCAACAGCGGGTGGATGAAATGATGAAAAAAGGTCTCCTGGAAGAATGTCGCAAGCTGTTGCACTACAAAGAAATCCCAGCACTACAGACGGTGGGCTATAAGGAGCTTTTTGACTATCTGGAAGGGAAAACCAGTCTGCCGGATGCGGTAGAAAACATCAAACAAAATACCCGAAACTTTGCCAAAAGGCAGATGACCTGGTTTCGAAAAGATGCCGGCATACGGTGGTTTAACCCTGAACAGCCGCAAGTGATTTTGTGGTATTTGGATAATTTGTTGGGTAATATGCGGTCTTTGGCCGGTGAGCGCACTTAA